One window from the genome of Streptomyces sp. NBC_01476 encodes:
- a CDS encoding FAD binding domain-containing protein: MDFLRPAGWEEALAAKAAHPTAVPIAGGTDVMVEINFDHRRPEYLLDLNRIGELQEWEVGAETVRLGAGVPYTRIMEALRTELPGLALAGHTVASPQIRNRGGVGGNLGTASPAGDAHPALLAGGAEVEAVSVRGTRMIPIDDFYVGVKRNALAADELIRAVHLKKASGPQQFSKVGTRNAMVIAVCAFGIALHPETRTVRTGIGSAAPTPIRAKTAEEFLAAALDEGGLWESRGAVPPSVARQFADLVAGAANPIDDVRGTASYRRHALAVMARRTLGWTWQEYRGERSASCA; this comes from the coding sequence ATGGACTTCCTGCGCCCCGCCGGCTGGGAGGAAGCGCTCGCCGCGAAGGCCGCGCACCCCACCGCCGTGCCCATCGCGGGCGGCACCGATGTCATGGTCGAGATCAACTTCGACCACCGCAGGCCGGAGTACCTGCTGGACCTGAACCGGATCGGCGAACTCCAGGAGTGGGAGGTCGGCGCGGAGACCGTACGGCTGGGCGCCGGTGTCCCGTACACCCGCATCATGGAGGCGCTCCGCACCGAACTGCCCGGGCTCGCGCTCGCCGGGCACACCGTCGCCTCCCCGCAGATCCGCAACCGCGGCGGTGTCGGCGGCAACCTCGGCACCGCCTCCCCGGCCGGTGACGCCCACCCGGCGCTGCTGGCCGGCGGCGCCGAGGTCGAAGCGGTGTCGGTCCGCGGCACCCGGATGATCCCCATCGACGACTTCTATGTCGGTGTGAAACGCAACGCGCTGGCCGCCGACGAACTGATCCGCGCGGTGCACCTGAAGAAGGCGAGCGGCCCGCAGCAGTTCTCCAAGGTCGGCACCCGCAACGCCATGGTGATCGCGGTCTGCGCCTTCGGCATCGCACTGCACCCCGAGACCCGGACGGTACGCACCGGCATCGGCTCGGCCGCGCCCACCCCGATCCGCGCGAAGACCGCAGAGGAGTTCCTGGCCGCCGCGCTCGACGAGGGCGGCCTGTGGGAGAGCCGGGGCGCCGTACCGCCGTCCGTGGCACGGCAGTTCGCCGATCTGGTGGCCGGTGCCGCCAACCCGATCGACGACGTGCGCGGCACCGCTTCCTACCGCCGGCACGCACTCGCGGTGATGGCCCGCCGCACCCTGGGCTGGACCTGGCAGGAATACCGCGGCGAGAGGAGCGCGTCATGCGCGTGA
- a CDS encoding (2Fe-2S)-binding protein, with the protein MRVNFTVNGRPQEADDVWEGESLLYVLRERLGLPGSKNACEQGECGSCTVRLDGVLVCSCLVAAGQAEGRQVDTVEGLTGENGELGTLQQAFVDAGAVQCGFCTPGLLVAADELLERNPEPSDGDIREALSGNLCRCTGYEKILDAVRLAAARAEAAEEAVRP; encoded by the coding sequence ATGCGCGTGAACTTCACGGTCAACGGCCGCCCCCAGGAGGCGGACGACGTCTGGGAGGGCGAGAGCCTGCTCTACGTGCTGCGCGAGCGGCTCGGCCTGCCCGGCTCCAAGAACGCCTGCGAGCAAGGCGAATGCGGTTCCTGCACGGTCCGCCTGGACGGCGTCCTGGTCTGCTCGTGCCTGGTGGCCGCGGGCCAGGCGGAAGGACGGCAGGTCGACACCGTCGAGGGACTTACCGGCGAGAACGGCGAACTGGGGACCCTCCAGCAGGCGTTCGTGGACGCCGGCGCGGTGCAGTGCGGCTTCTGCACCCCCGGACTCCTCGTCGCCGCCGACGAGTTGCTGGAACGCAACCCCGAACCCTCCGACGGCGACATCCGCGAGGCCCTGTCGGGCAACCTGTGCCGCTGCACGGGCTACGAGAAGATCCTCGACGCGGTCCGGCTGGCCGCCGCCCGCGCGGAAGCGGCGGAAGAGGCGGTGCGACCGTGA
- a CDS encoding XdhC family protein, whose product MLDIAEELHRWCLRGRPFAVATVVATGGSAPRQPGAALAVDGAGTVIGSVSGGCVEGAVYDLCREALDGHGPETLLERFGYSDEDAFAVGLTCGGEIDILIQRIDPAARPELVRALAAAASGEAAAAARVVAGPAELLGRALLVGEGDGWEGSLGDPRRDRDAAAQARALLAAGRTGTVEIGADGSRCGEPVTLLVESSVPPPRLLVFGAIDFAAALVRAGKFLGYRVTVCDARPVFATARRFPEADEVVVDWPHRYLDAEATAQRIDGRTAVCVLTHDAKFDLPLLERALRLPVAYVGAMGSRRTHLQRLDRLRENGVTELDLARLHSPIGLDLGARTPEETALSIAAEIVAFRHGGSGAPLTGATIPIHHDTPPAALPRRTGDAVA is encoded by the coding sequence ATGCTGGACATCGCGGAAGAACTGCACCGCTGGTGCCTTCGCGGCCGGCCGTTCGCGGTCGCCACCGTCGTCGCCACCGGCGGCAGCGCGCCGCGGCAGCCCGGCGCCGCGCTCGCCGTCGACGGTGCGGGCACCGTGATCGGCAGCGTGTCCGGCGGGTGCGTCGAGGGCGCCGTCTACGACCTGTGCCGGGAGGCACTGGACGGCCACGGTCCCGAGACGCTGCTGGAGCGCTTCGGCTACTCGGACGAGGACGCCTTCGCCGTGGGTCTCACCTGCGGCGGCGAGATCGACATCCTCATCCAGCGGATCGACCCCGCGGCCCGCCCGGAGCTGGTCCGGGCCCTGGCCGCCGCCGCCTCCGGGGAGGCGGCGGCAGCCGCCCGGGTCGTCGCCGGCCCGGCGGAACTGCTGGGCCGGGCGCTGCTGGTAGGGGAGGGCGACGGCTGGGAAGGCTCGCTCGGCGACCCCCGCCGGGACCGTGACGCGGCGGCGCAGGCGCGGGCACTGCTGGCGGCCGGCCGTACCGGCACGGTGGAGATCGGCGCCGACGGCAGCCGCTGCGGGGAGCCGGTCACGCTGCTGGTCGAGTCGAGCGTGCCGCCGCCGCGGCTGCTGGTGTTCGGTGCGATCGACTTCGCCGCGGCGCTGGTACGGGCCGGGAAGTTCCTCGGCTACCGGGTGACGGTCTGCGACGCCCGGCCGGTCTTCGCCACCGCGCGGCGCTTCCCCGAGGCGGACGAGGTGGTCGTGGACTGGCCGCACCGCTACCTGGACGCGGAGGCCACCGCCCAGCGGATCGACGGCCGTACCGCGGTCTGCGTGCTCACCCACGACGCGAAGTTCGATCTCCCGCTGCTGGAGCGGGCGTTGCGGCTGCCGGTCGCCTACGTCGGCGCGATGGGGTCGCGCCGCACCCACCTCCAGCGGCTCGACCGGCTGCGGGAGAACGGCGTCACCGAACTCGACCTGGCCCGGCTCCACTCCCCGATCGGCCTCGACCTCGGTGCCCGCACCCCGGAGGAGACGGCCCTGTCGATCGCCGCCGAGATCGTCGCCTTCCGCCACGGCGGCTCCGGCGCCCCCCTCACCGGGGCGACGATCCCCATCCACCACGACACCCCGCCGGCCGCCCTGCCCCGCCGGACCGGCGACGCGGTGGCGTGA
- the pucD gene encoding xanthine dehydrogenase subunit D encodes MTTSGITPTPTGLTQGAATKGGIGESTLRPDGVLKVTGEFAYASDLWHEDMLWGYTLRSTVAHATIVSIDTAEALATSGVYAVLTYDDLPTEVRHYGLEIQDTPVLAHGKVRHHGEPVALVAADHPETARRAAAKIRIVYEELPVITDEASATAPGAVLVHEHRDDHHFPHVTHPNILHRQPIVRGDAEAAARRADVIVTGSYVFGMQDQAFLGPESGLAVPAEDGGVDLYVATQWLHADLRQIAPVLGLPESKVRMTLSGVGGAFGGREDLSMQIHGCLLALRTGKPVKIVYNRFESFFGHVHRHPARLWYEHGATKDGKLTHMKCRIVLDGGAYASSSPAVVGNAASLSAGPYVIDDVDIEALALYTNNPPCGAMRGFGAVQACFAYEAQMDKLAARLGLDPVEFRQRNAMEQGTIMPTGQPVDSPAPVAELLRRVKSRPLPPERQWEVAGGASDVRALPGGLSNTTHGEGVVRGVGYAVGIKNVGFSEGFDDYSTARVRMEVVGGEPVVTVHTAMAEVGQGGITVQAQIARSELGVAQVTIQPADTRVGSAGSTSASRQTYMTGGAVKNTCEAVREQVLEIGRRKFGTYHPAWATAELLLEGGKVVTDGGEALAALADVLEGEAVDLELEFRHRPTQAFDLRTGQGNGHVQYSFAAHRAVVEVDTELGLVKVVELACAQDVGKALNPLSVIGQIQGGTTQGLGVAVMEEIVVDPRTAKVRNPSFTDYLIPTILDTPDIPVDVLELADSHAPYGLRGVGEAPTLSSTPAVLAAIRQATGLELNRTPVRPEHLTGS; translated from the coding sequence GTGACGACCAGCGGCATCACTCCCACCCCCACAGGGCTGACCCAGGGCGCCGCCACGAAGGGCGGCATCGGCGAGTCCACGCTGCGTCCCGACGGTGTCCTCAAGGTCACCGGCGAGTTCGCGTACGCCTCCGACCTCTGGCACGAGGACATGCTGTGGGGCTACACCCTGCGCAGCACCGTCGCGCACGCCACCATCGTGTCCATCGACACCGCCGAGGCACTGGCCACCTCCGGGGTCTACGCCGTGCTCACCTACGACGACCTGCCCACCGAGGTCAGGCACTACGGCCTGGAGATCCAGGACACCCCGGTGCTCGCCCACGGCAAGGTCCGCCACCACGGCGAACCCGTCGCGCTGGTCGCCGCCGACCACCCGGAGACGGCCCGCAGGGCCGCCGCCAAGATCCGGATCGTCTACGAGGAGCTGCCCGTCATCACCGACGAGGCGTCCGCCACCGCGCCCGGCGCGGTGCTGGTCCACGAGCACCGCGACGACCACCACTTCCCCCACGTCACGCACCCCAACATCCTGCACCGTCAGCCGATCGTCCGCGGCGACGCCGAAGCGGCGGCGCGGCGGGCGGACGTGATCGTCACCGGCAGTTACGTCTTCGGCATGCAGGACCAGGCGTTCCTCGGCCCGGAGTCGGGGCTCGCGGTCCCCGCCGAGGACGGTGGCGTCGACCTCTACGTGGCCACCCAGTGGCTCCACGCCGACCTGCGGCAGATCGCGCCGGTGCTCGGCCTGCCGGAGAGCAAGGTCCGCATGACGCTCTCCGGTGTCGGCGGCGCCTTCGGCGGCCGGGAGGACCTGTCGATGCAGATCCACGGCTGCCTGCTGGCGCTGCGCACCGGCAAACCGGTGAAGATCGTCTACAACCGCTTCGAGTCCTTCTTCGGCCATGTCCACCGGCACCCCGCCAGGCTCTGGTACGAGCACGGTGCCACCAAGGACGGCAAGCTCACCCACATGAAGTGCCGGATCGTGCTGGACGGCGGCGCGTACGCCTCCTCCTCCCCGGCCGTGGTCGGCAACGCCGCCTCACTCTCGGCCGGCCCGTACGTCATCGACGACGTCGACATCGAGGCGCTCGCCCTCTACACCAACAACCCGCCGTGCGGGGCGATGCGCGGTTTCGGCGCGGTCCAGGCGTGCTTCGCCTACGAGGCGCAGATGGACAAACTGGCCGCGCGGCTCGGCTTGGACCCGGTGGAGTTCCGGCAGCGCAACGCCATGGAGCAGGGCACCATCATGCCGACCGGCCAGCCGGTCGACTCGCCCGCACCCGTCGCCGAACTGCTGCGCCGGGTCAAGTCCCGTCCGCTGCCGCCGGAACGGCAGTGGGAGGTGGCCGGCGGCGCCTCCGACGTCCGCGCCCTTCCCGGCGGACTGTCCAACACCACCCACGGCGAGGGTGTGGTCCGCGGCGTCGGCTACGCGGTCGGCATCAAGAACGTCGGCTTCTCCGAGGGCTTCGACGACTACTCCACCGCCCGGGTCCGGATGGAGGTCGTGGGCGGTGAACCGGTGGTCACCGTGCACACCGCGATGGCCGAGGTCGGTCAGGGCGGCATCACCGTGCAGGCCCAGATCGCCCGCTCCGAACTCGGCGTCGCCCAGGTGACCATCCAGCCCGCCGACACCCGGGTCGGCTCGGCCGGCTCCACCTCCGCCTCCCGGCAGACGTACATGACCGGCGGCGCGGTGAAGAACACCTGCGAGGCGGTACGCGAGCAGGTGCTGGAGATCGGCCGCCGCAAGTTCGGCACCTACCACCCGGCCTGGGCAACCGCCGAACTCCTGCTGGAGGGCGGCAAGGTGGTCACCGACGGCGGTGAGGCGCTGGCCGCCCTCGCGGACGTGCTGGAGGGCGAGGCGGTCGATCTGGAACTTGAGTTCAGGCACCGCCCGACCCAGGCGTTCGACCTGCGCACCGGCCAGGGCAACGGCCATGTGCAGTACAGCTTCGCCGCGCACCGGGCGGTGGTCGAGGTCGACACCGAACTCGGCTTGGTCAAGGTGGTCGAACTCGCCTGCGCCCAGGACGTCGGCAAGGCACTCAACCCGCTCTCCGTCATCGGCCAGATCCAGGGCGGCACCACCCAGGGCCTCGGCGTGGCGGTGATGGAGGAGATCGTGGTCGACCCGCGGACCGCGAAGGTCCGCAACCCCTCCTTCACCGACTACCTCATCCCGACCATCCTCGACACGCCGGACATCCCGGTCGACGTCCTCGAACTCGCCGACTCCCACGCCCCGTACGGGCTGCGCGGCGTCGGCGAGGCGCCCACCCTCTCCTCAACTCCGGCCGTCCTCGCCGCCATCCGGCAGGCCACCGGTCTTGAGCTGAACCGGACCCCGGTCCGACCGGAACACCTGACCGGGTCGTAG